The genomic window AAAAAACAATAGTCTCAAAAAACTAAAAAATTACTAATAACCAGGATTTTGAGGAAAATCTTTATTTTGGTTTAAATCTAAAACTGTTTGTGGTATAGGTCTTAAAATTTTAAGCTTGCCGTCAACACCAACAAAATTTGCTTCTTTTATTTTATAATTATGAGCTGAAGCTCTTGCTACCAATGTTCCAGTACGTTTTAAATCGAACCAGCGTTTGTATTCTCCTAATAACTCTCTTCCTCTTTCGTCTAAAATATAGTCGATATTAAATTGAGCTAAAGTAGCATTTGCAACACCTGCTCTTCTTCTTACTTCGTTTAAACGATCTAAACCGGTTGCTGGATTTCCAGCTTTTAAATAGGCTTCGGCAGCTACAAGATAAGTTTCTCCCAATCTGGAAACAATGATATCTCTTGTGCTTACAGGACCTGTACTTGAAGGTGTAGTTGGATCTGGGTCATCAAATTTCTTAACTGGAATTGTATAACAGTCTAAGTTTTTAATTAACGTATGCGCCGCAGAATATTCTCCCCAAGGATGATACACAAATGTAGATGCTAATCTAGAGGCATTGGCTGTCATCCAGGCAGTTTTATCTGCAGGCGTAAACCATTTTGGTTCGTAAAAATGTCTCACTTTTAACGAAGCTGGATTTGAACTTCTGTAGTATGGATAGTATAAAATAGTTTTTGTAACTCCGTTTGTTGTTTCAGGTCCTTCTAAAATTTCCGTCATAAAAGTAGCATTCCATCTTGCATCCCCTTTTTCATATAAACCTAAGGCATAGTCTGTTGGACATAAATTGTAACTTCTTAGCGGCGCTCCAGTTTCTGCACCTCCTAAATACGAACTGAAATAGTAAAACTGATTGTTACCTAATTTTGTAGGATCTGTACTGGTTGACGCTTTATCGTATTGTACAGAAAAAATTGTTTCAGCATTT from Flavobacterium fluviale includes these protein-coding regions:
- a CDS encoding RagB/SusD family nutrient uptake outer membrane protein, translated to MKKIIIMLGLIAVSVSSCSDYIEEDSRSYVPADATYKTATGFQLLVNSNYAWLKGIYGGNPWLFEAGTDMYAEGRTPEPAGLSQYALLIPSSDNVADLYNSCYQQIQAVNKTVYYSTVTEQTPNINTLVGEARYLRANAYFLLVQTYGGVPIVLDNITTPVLSFTRNTAEEVYTQIIADLDFALANVGTASYATAGKVNKRAVNDLLAKVYLTRGYESFGKADDFSKAAAYADAAIAGQTLAISFDQLFKPGNDLNAETIFSVQYDKASTSTDPTKLGNNQFYYFSSYLGGAETGAPLRSYNLCPTDYALGLYEKGDARWNATFMTEILEGPETTNGVTKTILYYPYYRSSNPASLKVRHFYEPKWFTPADKTAWMTANASRLASTFVYHPWGEYSAAHTLIKNLDCYTIPVKKFDDPDPTTPSSTGPVSTRDIIVSRLGETYLVAAEAYLKAGNPATGLDRLNEVRRRAGVANATLAQFNIDYILDERGRELLGEYKRWFDLKRTGTLVARASAHNYKIKEANFVGVDGKLKILRPIPQTVLDLNQNKDFPQNPGY